The sequence ACCCCAACTTATGTCAGGCTCGCTAGCTGAAGAAATAGCTAGAGCCTGATTGTTTTCATCCCCAACTCCTACCCCAGCATCGACAATTAAATCAGCCAGGTCGAGGCTGTAGCTACCTCGATCCGCGAAAACAGAACCTACCACTGAGCGTTGAATAATGACCTGAGGCACTTGGGAAAAGGCTTCTCTTTCTTTGTTTTGTGAAAAGCCGTAACCGATTTTCAAACGAAACGAAGGCTTTAGACCTGAACGTGTTTCATCGAGTTTTTCTTCTCCTCCTGGATCTAATGTTGCATCTAAAACCTCAAAAGAATTTAGAGCCGCACGAGCAATCAATGGATCATCAGCAGAAAAAACACTTTCATCACGTGTCATCATCACACCTTGTAACCGCATGAAGAGATGATTCATCACACCATCTAGAGCATTCTGCACTTCTGCGTTATTATTTTGAACCTTTGCAGGGCGCACCCTTAAACTTTGTTTTAAAGAAATAATGGGACGATGCCCGTCAGCGGACCTTATGATCAAAGAGCGGTTCAATAGGAGATTGGGGCCTCCGTCTTCGTCTAAAATCCCATCTACATTCGATAGATCCAGCTCGTGAACCATACTATCCTGTATAGTAATGATAAGTGGAGAAATCCTTTGCTCCAACCCTCCAAGAGCTTCTTCTAGGCTTGGGGTATGAGCATCCAGTGTATTTACTACAACATGATCAAAAGTTTCGCTATTCCATTCAGTAGGGGCGGATATGCGTGTCATAGGATGTGCGCCTACTGGACCGACAGCTCCGTAGGTATAGGTCAGCAAGAGATGCTTCTTTAAAGCTTCACGTTGCTTAACCGACTCGACGCCAATGGCTAGTCGTCCACGCGAAGGGTCAATTGCTACTTCAAAAAGATCTAAGGGCCTAAATAAACCTGTCTCCCATGCACAAAGATTTTCCCCTCTAAACCTCCATTCTATGGAATCATCAAATGCAGTTCCTGGGAGATGCAGTTGTAGGCCAGCTGGACTAAGCTCAAAGTCCCTCATCTGAATATTCGTGGGATCATAGAGATTAGTCGTCACGTAATTAGATGAAACATCTACTGCGCCTCCACTCTGCAAACGAGCAGGACTCATAGGACCAGGGGTTTCATCCAACTGACTAACGCGTAGTATTCCTTCTTCAAGATTGACACGCATCGTGTTGAAAAGTTGCAAAGAACGTCCCAGTGGATGTACATCAAAGCGCACCACATACTTGGCTGCATTACTGGAGGGGCTTGAAATAGTTTTAGACCCTCTCCACACCGGCCTGCTCAAACGAACACGATAATCCTTAAGCCTCCACAAGAAGATAGCCAAGTTAGGCAAATTATAAGCAATTCGACCTTTATCCACGACTTTTACATCAGCAAGATGCGCATGTGGATCAAAAGCTGTCGCCAATAAACTCAGTTGAGAGGGGGAACGTAAAGTAACTGTCCCCCCTCGAACCGCATCTTTCATGGAATGATCCTCTCTTCCATAGGGTGGCTCACCACCTGAATCAGGGCGTTGATGATTCAAATGTTGGTTCCAGAGCAAATTTTCTCTGAGCTCCACACAATGCACTCCCCATTTTGTTAAGTTGTATGTTAGAAGTTCCACCGCCCCTTTTGTGCCTTTGCGACGGCGTAACGCAATAGTGTCAGCAACATCTGCTCGCAAGGTAACGGGGTCTCCCGAAAGATGTGTCGTTCCAACTAAATCAGCTAAATAAGGAATGACCCATTCATCACAAGTCTCGATAAAAAAGTCATGATATAAAGACTCTATATTCTCATGAATAGCCCCTA comes from Verrucomicrobiota bacterium and encodes:
- a CDS encoding phage tail protein; its protein translation is MSDLRTPLYSRLPAIYQIKDEEQIPPGQLKAYLETVEDALGAIHENIESLYHDFFIETCDEWVIPYLADLVGTTHLSGDPVTLRADVADTIALRRRKGTKGAVELLTYNLTKWGVHCVELRENLLWNQHLNHQRPDSGGEPPYGREDHSMKDAVRGGTVTLRSPSQLSLLATAFDPHAHLADVKVVDKGRIAYNLPNLAIFLWRLKDYRVRLSRPVWRGSKTISSPSSNAAKYVVRFDVHPLGRSLQLFNTMRVNLEEGILRVSQLDETPGPMSPARLQSGGAVDVSSNYVTTNLYDPTNIQMRDFELSPAGLQLHLPGTAFDDSIEWRFRGENLCAWETGLFRPLDLFEVAIDPSRGRLAIGVESVKQREALKKHLLLTYTYGAVGPVGAHPMTRISAPTEWNSETFDHVVVNTLDAHTPSLEEALGGLEQRISPLIITIQDSMVHELDLSNVDGILDEDGGPNLLLNRSLIIRSADGHRPIISLKQSLRVRPAKVQNNNAEVQNALDGVMNHLFMRLQGVMMTRDESVFSADDPLIARAALNSFEVLDATLDPGGEEKLDETRSGLKPSFRLKIGYGFSQNKEREAFSQVPQVIIQRSVVGSVFADRGSYSLDLADLIVDAGVGVGDENNQALAISSASEPDISWGPTMQFAGVTFFGKVRVESIHGQGGLFVSKLEVFNNQVGCIKFSYFKGVGDRLPHNYACIKGTSHKLRFTSEIFENAAYGQLACTSSESILQEGPREDRMGAFGFQLESHKWKNLMIRYREFMPVGVRPVVVPVT